One window from the genome of Nitrospirota bacterium encodes:
- a CDS encoding MotA/TolQ/ExbB proton channel family protein has protein sequence MDLGSGGIAFALNHATLEGKITISVLLLFSLVSWTVIINKFRQLAKARKRNRMFLNAYSRAKSPLTIFNKGPIKQLNGSPMYELYYGGCEELKAQQEKYGSQQIPRHGMNAVRIALERVLGEAAVSLESGMIILATAISGGPFVGLLGTVWGVMDTFSGIGRVQQASLTAMAPGVAAALIATVAGLMVAIPSLFCYNFLVTKIKALTMELDNFAAHLETVFMTEFLQDNRNGGVKTEEDIEDYRPRSHQEEEPSMGAAAAH, from the coding sequence ATGGATCTCGGGTCAGGCGGCATCGCGTTCGCGCTGAATCACGCGACTCTCGAAGGCAAGATCACCATCTCGGTGCTCTTGCTGTTTTCGCTGGTGAGCTGGACGGTGATCATCAACAAGTTCCGCCAACTGGCGAAGGCCCGGAAACGGAACCGGATGTTTCTCAACGCCTATTCGCGGGCGAAGTCGCCGTTGACGATTTTCAACAAGGGCCCGATCAAGCAGTTGAACGGCTCGCCGATGTACGAGCTCTACTACGGCGGATGCGAGGAGCTCAAAGCGCAGCAGGAGAAGTACGGCAGCCAACAGATCCCCCGCCACGGGATGAACGCGGTCCGGATTGCGTTGGAGCGGGTGCTCGGCGAGGCGGCCGTGAGCCTGGAATCCGGTATGATCATCCTGGCCACCGCGATCAGCGGCGGGCCGTTTGTCGGACTGCTCGGCACCGTCTGGGGGGTGATGGACACCTTCTCCGGCATCGGGCGGGTGCAGCAAGCCAGCCTCACCGCGATGGCGCCGGGCGTGGCCGCGGCCTTGATCGCGACGGTCGCCGGGCTGATGGTCGCGATCCCTTCGTTGTTTTGCTACAACTTCCTGGTGACGAAGATCAAGGCGTTGACGATGGAGCTGGATAATTTCGCGGCGCATTTGGAGACCGTGTTCATGACGGAATTTCTCCAGGACAACCGGAACGGCGGCGTGAAGACCGAAGAGGACATCGAGGACTATCGGCCTCGCTCCCACCAGGAAGAGGAGCCGTCCATGGGCGCGGCCGCGGCGCACTGA
- a CDS encoding biopolymer transporter ExbD, translating into MRRFSRSSHGAVSDINITPLLDLAWVLLVIFIITTTAMVQGIELKLPESTPHETEMESTTRTISVKKTGEIFLDEEKVRIAELESLLRELKKAKGGKLPVVLRGDAGVEYKHVVAVLDVLQRIPIEDLALATKPMGEGL; encoded by the coding sequence ATGCGACGTTTTTCAAGAAGCAGCCACGGCGCCGTCTCGGACATCAACATCACGCCGCTCTTGGACCTCGCCTGGGTGCTGCTCGTGATCTTCATCATCACCACGACGGCCATGGTTCAGGGGATCGAGCTGAAGTTGCCGGAATCCACGCCGCATGAAACGGAAATGGAGAGCACCACCAGGACCATCTCGGTCAAGAAGACCGGCGAGATCTTCCTGGACGAGGAAAAGGTCAGGATTGCCGAATTGGAGAGCCTGCTGCGGGAATTGAAGAAAGCCAAAGGTGGAAAACTCCCCGTCGTCCTCCGCGGCGATGCCGGCGTCGAATACAAACACGTGGTCGCGGTCCTGGACGTCCTGCAACGCATCCCGATCGAGGACCTCGCTCTGGCCACCAAACCGATGGGGGAAGGCCTGTGA